The Caulobacter sp. FWC2 region ACCATCTTGTGGGCGGCGGCGGAGTCCTGATGCTCTTTCCAGCGCTGGGCGAGCATGAACTCCTCGTCCTTGGGCAGCATCGGGAACTTGCGGATCTCGGTGAGATAACGCGACAGGCCGCCGTCCGGCGACATCACCGATAGAGAATTCACGGCCATACTTCTTATATCCCCTTGCGTGCGGATCCGCTGCTCAAGTGCGCGCGATCATCCCTCACACGAGGGACTAGATAGTTCGCGAAGCGGCGGTTGGAAGAGTGGTAACGCATTTGTAATGTCCGAGTTGCCCGCTTGGATATTGTACGAATGCGCCGCGACTTTGACCGGACGCACGATTGGGCCAATCTTTCCCCCGAGTTCAGAGGGAGTCGCGCCGCATGTTCCGTTTCATCTTCCGCATCCTGATCGCCGCCGCCGGCCTGTGGCTGGCCGCGCGCATCGTGCCCGGCGTCACCGCCGACGGCTGGCCCACCCTGCTGATCGCCGGCTTCCTGCTGGGGGTCGTCAACGCCATCGTCCGGCCGGTGGTCACCGTCCTGACCTTCCCGCTGACCCTGCTGACCCTGGGCCTGTTCTTGCTGGTGGTGAACGCGGCGATGATCGGGCTGGTGGCCTGGCTGCTGGACGGCCTGGCGGTCCATGGCCTGCTGGCGGGGATCGAGGCGGCGATCGTCACGGGCGTCGTCAGCTGGGTCGGGCAGGTCGCGATGGGGGATGCGAAGCGCGAGCGGGACTAAGGCCTCGCGGGCGCCTCGGGCGAAGATCGCGGCCGGTCTGACGGCGGGCCGCGACTTCAGGGATAGCGGGCGCCAGGTCCAGGTCACCCTTCAGGGTAGCCAGGCACAGTAAACGCCCTTGCAAACACTGTGACAGCGTCATGAAGTTTTGGCGAAATGGCTAGCCCTCAGGAGCGCCATTAGCACCTCATTAGCGCAGAAATGGTCCTTCCTCGGTTGAGTGGAGGCGTAACCATGTTCACCCTGCGGGACACCGTTTCTTCCCTGACGCCCGCGCGCCAGGACGATCTGGGCAAGACCCTGTACGAGCGGTTCCGCGAGGAGCCCGATACCCTGATCGTGCCCGTCGTCGACGCCGACAACCGCCCGATCGGCCTGGTCGAACGCAACGCCTTCTTCCTGCGCATGGCCGCCGAGTACGGCCGCGCCCTCTACGCTAACCGCCCGATCTCGACGCTGATGGACCGCGAGCCGCTGGTCGTCGACGCCGGCATGGCCCTGGCCGAGTTCACCACCGACAGCCTGTCGTACCGGGCGTCCGACCTGCTGCGCGGCTTCATCGTCACCGAGGGCGGCCGGTATCTGGGCGTCGGCACGGTGCTGGGCCTGCTGCAGGCCGCCAACGAGACCAACCGCCGGGGCGTGGCCGATCTGGCCGCCGCCAAGGCCGATGTCGAGCGCGCCCAGACCTTCATGACCGCCATCGTCGAGGCCATGCCCTCGATGGTGTTCGTCAAGCGCGCCGACGACCACCGCTACGTGCTGCTGAACCGCGCTGGCGAGAAGATGCTGGGCCGGTCCCGCGCCGAGGTGGTCGGCAAGACCGACGCCGACTTCCATGACGCCGAAATGGCCGCCCTCTATGTCGAGCGCGACCGCGAGGTGCTGCAGTCGGGCGAGGTCCGCGTGATCGAGGAAGACCACGTGCCGCGCAAGGACGGCGGCATGGCCATCCTCCGCACCAAGAAGATCGCCCTGCGCAACGCCGAGGGCCAGGCCGAATACCTGCTGGGCGTCTCGGAAGACATCGCCGAACGCAAGCGCGCCGAGGCCCAGATCGCCCGCCTTGCCCACTACGACCCGCTGACCGAGCTGCCCAACCGCGTGCTGTTCCAGCGACACCTGTCCGAGGCCCTGGCCCGCCGCGCGCGCAAGGGCGACCGGCTGGCGGTTCACTTCATCGACCTGGATCGCTTCAAGACCGTCAACGACACCCTGGGCCATCCGCTGGGCGATGAGCTGCTGCGCGTCGCCGCCGAGCGCCTGCGCGGCTGCGTGCGCGAAGGCGACACCGTGGCCCGCCTGGGCGGCGACGAGTTCGCCGTGGTCCAGACCGGCCTGACGGACATGAAAGGCGCCACGCGCCTGGCCGAGCGCATCGTCGAGGCGATGTCCGCGCCGTTTGACCTGCAAGGCCACCAGGTGGTGATCGGCGCCAGCGTCGGCGTCGCCGCCGCGCCCTCGGACGGCGAGGACGCCGACGAGCTGCTGAAGAAGGCCGACATGGCCCTCTACCGCGCCAAGGCCGACGGTCGCGGCGCCTTCCACTTCTTCGAACGCGCCATGGACGAGCAGCTCCAGGCCCGTCGCGCCTTGGAGCTGGACCTGCGCCGCGCCCTGACGGCCGGCGAGTTCGAGCTGTTCTACCAGCCGCTGTACAATCTGGGCGACGAGCGGGTGACGGGCTGCGAGGCCCTGCTGCGCTGGCGCCACCCCGACCGGGGCATGGTCTCGCCCGCCGACTTCATCCCCCTGGCCGAGGAGATCGGCCTGATCGTCCCGCTGGGCGAGTGGGTGCTGCGCACGGCCTGCGCCGAGGCCGCCCGCTGGCCCGACCACGTGCGTCTGGCGGTGAACCTGTCGCCGGCCCAGTTCCGCGACCGGGGACTGGTGCGCACCGTCGTCTCGGCCATCGCCGCCTCGGGCCTGCCGGCCCAGCGCCTGGAGCTGGAGATCACCGAGTCGGTGCTGCTACAGGATAGCGCCGCCAACATGTCGATGCTGCACGACCTGAAGGCCCTGGGCGTGCGGATCTCGATGGACGACTTCGGCACGGGCTACAGCTCGCTGAGCTATCTGCGCAGCTTCCCGTTCGACAAGATCAAGATCGACCAGACCTTCGTCCGCGACATCCTGGAAGACAGCGACGCCATGGCCATCATCAAGGCCGTGCTGGACCTCGGCTCGTCCATGGGCATCGTCACCACGGCCGAGGGGGTCGAGACCCTGGAGCAGCTCAACGCTCTGCGCGGCCAGGGCTGCGCCGAGATCCAGGGCTATTTCATCAGCCGCCCGGCCCCGGCCAGCGAGATCGCCAAACTGCTGGGCATCACCGAGACGAGCGCCAGCGCGGCGGCTGCTGAGGTCGTGGCTTTCGCTCAAGCAGAAGCGACGCCAAAGATCCTCCCCCGCGATGCGGGGGAGGTGGCCCTGAGGGCCGGAGGGGGCTAACGCGGCTAGCGTCCAGCTCGCCCCCTCAGTCGCTCCGCGACAGCTCCCCCGCAACGCGGGGGAGCAGCTGCCTCACCGAACCCGCTGCAGCGCCGCGCCCAGGTCTTCGACCATTTCCGGCGTCGTCGCCCATGAGCACATGAAGCGCACAGTGCCATCGAGGAAGCGGTAGACGAACCAGCCTTCGCCGCGCAGGCGTTCCAGCGTGGGCTCGTCCATCTCGACGAAGATGCCGTTGGCCTCGACCGGGTGCTTGATCTGAAACGGCATCAGGGCGGCCAGCTTCTGGGCCATGGCGTTGGCGTGGGCGGCGCGGGCGGCCCAGGGGCCCGTCCCGCCGTCCTCGCCCAGCAGGCCCAGCCATGGGGCGGCCAGGAAGCGGCCCTTGGACACCAGTTGGCCGGCGTGCTTGAGCCGCGCATCAAGACGGCGGGCGTGGGCGGGGTTGAGGAACACCACGGCCTCGGTCGGGGTCGAGCCCGCCTTGGTGCCGCCCATCACGAGGATGTCGACGCCCATCCTGGCTACGCTCTTAAGGTCGAAGCCGGCGGCCACCGCGTTGGCCAGACGCGCGCCGTCCAGGTGGACGCCATAGCCCTTGGCCTTCACCGGCGCGATCAGCGACCGAAGGTGTTCTTCCGAATAGACCGTGCCGTACTCGGTGGCGGTGGTCAGCGATAGGGCGTTGGCGGGCTGGTTGTACGAGACCTCGGGCCGCGCCAGGGCCGCCTCCAGACCCGCCAGCGCGATCTTGCCCGACGCGCCCGGCAGGCCGATCAGCCCGCCGCCCTGGCTGAAGAACCCCGGCGCGCCGGTCTCGTCGGTGCAGATGTGGGCGTGCTCGTGGGCGAGAACCGCCTCGTGCGGGGCGGCCAGCAGGGTCAGGGCGAAGGCGTTGGCGGCTGTGCCCGAGGCGGCGAACTTGACCTCGGCGTCGGCGTCGGCGTCCAGCAGGGCGCGGATGCGGTCGCCGGCGGCCTTGCTGACGTGGTCGGTCCCGTAGCCCGAGGCCGTCCCGGCATTGGCGGCGATCAGGGCCTCCATGACCTCGGGCATGGCGCCGGCGACGTTGTCAGACGCGAAATCGTAGCGGGCCATGGGCGCACCTTTGAAGAAACTTGAGTGCGGGATGCCATGGCTGAACAGGCTCGTCCAGAAGCTCCCTTCCCCCTTGATGGGGGAAGGGGTGGGGATGGGGGTGATGCTGAGTTGGACGCCGCACTTGGCATCGACCGCCGTAGTCACCCCCACCCCTGCCCCTCCCCCATCAAGGGGGAGGGGTTAGAGTTCCTGAGCCCAATTTCTCAGATCCTCCACGAACAGCCCCGGCTCCTCCATCGCCGCGAAGTGGCCGCCGCGCGGCATCTCGCTCCAGCGGGTGATGTTGTAGGCCCGGTCGGCCCACGAGCGGGGCGGGGGCTTGTAGATGCTCTCGCCGGGGAAGTTGGCGAAGGCGGTCGGGGTCTCGCAGCGCTGGCCCTGCGCCAGGACGGGGCCGCCTTCCTCCAGCATCGCCCGGTAGTACCAGGCGCCGGTCGTGAAGCTCCCCGTCATCACATAGAGCATCAGGTTGGTCAGCAACTGGTCGCGGGTGAACACCTGCTCGAAGGGCTTGGTCGAGAGGTCGGCCCAGTCGTGGAAGCGCTCCAGGATCCAGGCGGCCTGGCCGACGGGGTTGTTGGCGCCCAGCCACGCCACCGACTGCGGCTTGCTGGCCTGCAGGCGGAAATAGGCGCCCCAGAGGTCCATCTGGGCGCCGAAGCCGGTGATCCAGGTGATCTCCTCGGGCGTCGTCGGCGGTCCGGCGGGGCGCAGGCCGATCATGTTCAGGTGGATGGCCTTCACATACGCGGCGTGGTCCAGCCCCAACCACGAGGTGACGAGGCCGCCCCAGTCGCCGCCCTGGGCCAGATAGGTCGGATAGCCGAGGACGTCGGTCATCAGCGTGTCGAAGATCCGCGCGGTGGCGCGCTGGCCGAGCGGACGCTTGGGCTTTCCGGAGAAGCCGAACCCCGGCAGCGACGGGATGACCAGGTCGAAGGCGTCGGCCGGATCGCCGCCGTGGCGCGACGGGAAGGCCAGGGGCTCGATGGCGTCCCAGAACTCGAAGTGACTACCCGGCCAGCCGTGGCTGATCAGCAGCGGCCGCTTGCCGCCCGCCTCGCCGACCACGTGGACGAAGTGGATATCGAGGTCCTCGATCGTCGCCGTGAACTGCGGGAAGCGGTTGAGGTTGGCCTGGGCCGCCGCGACGTCGAAGCCGTCGGTCCAGTAGGCGCAGAGCGCTTTCAGGAAATCCGCGTCGCAGCCATAGCCCCAGCCGCCGCCTTCCGGGGCGGGCGGGAACTCATAGGCGCGAACCTGGGCGAGGACCTTGTCGATCTGCTCGCGGGTCCAGTTCACCTCGAACGGCGTCATGGCGGCCTCCCTGTTTTGAGGCAGGGTCAGGCGGGTGACGCGGGGGAGGTCAACCTAAACTCACCTGACTTTCAACCGTCATCCCGCGACGTGTTCGCGGGACCCATTTATCCGCCGCAGGTGCAGAGCCAGCTCACGCTCCCACACGGAAGCTGAACCATGGGTCCCGCGCATAAAGCGCGGGATGACGGGGTTGGTATTTAGGAAGCTCAGGCCGGCGCCAGGAACTTCGTCCGCACCTTCGGCCACAGCATGTTCACCGCCAGGCCCGTCAGCACCAGCGCCGCGGCGATCAGCTTCCAGGCCGGCAGGCCCTCGCCCAGGATCAGGGCCGAGGCGCTCATGCCGAACACCGGCACCAGCAGGGCCATCGGAGTCACGGTGGCGGCCGGGTGGCGGGCCAGCAGCCAGCCCCAGGCGGCATAGCCGAACATGGTGTTGCCCACGGCCTGCCAGGCCACGGCGAGCCAGGTGCCGAGGCTGGCGCTGGTGACGCCGTGGACGATGGCCGGCCAGCCCTCCAGCCACAGCGACATGAGAAACAGCGGCGGGATCGAGAACAGACTGGCCCAGACGACATAGCCCAGCATGTTCACCGGCCCGGCCTGGCGCGCGACGATGTTGCCGCCCGACCAGCTGAGCGCCGCCAGCAGGCCCAGCATCACGCCCAGCGGCGTGGCCGCCCCTCCGCCATGCGCGGCGATGACCACGATGCCGGCGACGGCCAGCAGCAGGGCCACGACCTGGAAGCCCTGGATCCGCTCCTTGCTGATCCACATGGCCATGCCGATGGTGAAGAACACCTGGGTCTGCAGGATCAGCGAGGCCAGCCCCGGCGAGATGTGGCCCTTCATCGCCACGAACAGCAGGCCGAACTGCCCCGCCCCGATCAGCAGGCCATAGGCCGCGAGGTTCTTCCACGACACCGCCGGCCGCTTGACGATGAACACCATCGGAACCAGCACCATGCAGAAGCGCAAGGTCGCGAACAGCAGCGGCGGCAGGTGGTTCAGGCCGATGCGGATGACCACGAAGTTCGTCCCCCAAACCGCCACCACGGCCAGGGCCAGCAGGAAGTGGCGCAAGGGCAGGGGGGCGTTGGCGGTCATGGCGGTTCCAATCGCAAGCTGGACTAGACCCGACCTGAACCCTCGCGCCACGCGTCGCAACGGAAACATTGTCCCGATGACAATCCCCCCGCTCCACAGCGCGCCGCAGTGTCCGCGGTCAAACGCGCGTTTGACTTGCCGCGCGGCCTCCCGCTAACTCCGTCCAAACAGAGTTGGGAGGCCCCGCATGGCCTGGGATTTCGTCGTCGCCAAGGGCGACCTGCGCCGCACCGAGTTCCGCGACGCCGCGCCCGCGCCGCTGAACGATGGCGAGGTCCGCCTGGCCATCGAGAGCTTCGCCCTGACGGCCAATAACATCACCTACGCCGTGTTCGGCGAGATGATGAAGTACTGGGACTTCTTCCCTGGTCCGGACGGCTTTGGCCGCGTGCCGGTCTGGGGCCACGCCCGGGTCGAGGCCTCCGCCCATCCCGACATCGCGGTCGGCCAGCGCTTCTACGGCTATTGGCCGATGTCGACGCATCTGACGGTTCTGGCCAAGCCGGGCAAGACCGGCTTCACCGACGCCGCGCCGCACCGCCAGCACCTGGCGGTGGTCTACAACCAGTATCAGGCGGTGGGCGACGACGATGGCCTGGAGGCGCACAAGGCGCTGCTGCAGCCGCTGTTCATCACCTCGTTCCTGATCGAGGACCAGTTCGACGAGAACGGCTTCTACGGCGCGGCCAGCGTGATCCTGTCCAGCGCCTCGTCCAAGACGGCGATCGGCCTGGCGGCGCTGCTGAAGCGGCGCGGCGGGGTCAAGATCGTCGGCCTGACCTCGCCCCGCAACAAGGCGTTCGTCGAGGGGCTGGGGTTCTACGACGCGGTGGTGCTTTACGACGACCTGGCGAGCGCGCCGATCGAGGGGCCGGCGGCGTTCGTCGACTTCGCGGGCGATGCGGCGGTGCTGGCGAGCGTGCACAACCGGTTCGCCGATGATCTGAAGGCCTCGATCCTGGTCGGCGGCACCCACTGGGAGGCGCCGCGCGCCCAGGCCGCTCTGCCCGGTCCGACACCGGCCTTCTTCTTCGCGCCGGACCGGATGGCCAAGCGCCGTCAGGACTGGGCGCCGGGTGAGTTCGAGCGGCGGTATGGCGCGGCTTGGTCCGGCTTCGTGGCGGATGCGCCGCAGTGGTTGACGGTGGAGACCGGACAGGGACGCGAGGCGGTTCAGGCGGCTTACCTGGCGCAGGTTGACGGCGGAACGCCGGCGGATGTGGGGGTCGTGCTGCGGCCTTAGAAGACGCGCGGGAGCTCTCTCTCCTCCCCCTTTATGGGGGAGGGGGACCGCCGAACGGCGGTGGAGGGGGTCTGCGCCGCCCCATTGAGTCATGACTAGCCCCCTCCGTCTCGCCGCGCTTCGCGGCGATCCACCTCCCCCATAAAGGGGGAGGAGAGATCAAGCGGCTGCCCGCCCCTCATCCTCCAGGCTGACCCCCAGCCGCTCCCGCAACGCCAGCGCCCCCTCCGGCGTCACCCTGACCGCCCGGCCCTTGGCCTCCAGCGCCAGCCAGCCGCGCGCGGTCATGGCTTCCTGCAGCTTCACCCCCAGCGGCCCAGCCAGGTGATGCCGCCGCTCGGTCCAGTCCAGGCACTGGCGGGCGACGCCGCGGGGCGAGTGCAGGGCGTCCACGGCGACGCCCAGGTCCTCGAACCAGACCCGGCCCTCGGCCGTGACGTCGTAGAGCTTGCCCTCCGCCGGCCGGAGCAGGT contains the following coding sequences:
- a CDS encoding beta-eliminating lyase-related protein; this translates as MARYDFASDNVAGAMPEVMEALIAANAGTASGYGTDHVSKAAGDRIRALLDADADAEVKFAASGTAANAFALTLLAAPHEAVLAHEHAHICTDETGAPGFFSQGGGLIGLPGASGKIALAGLEAALARPEVSYNQPANALSLTTATEYGTVYSEEHLRSLIAPVKAKGYGVHLDGARLANAVAAGFDLKSVARMGVDILVMGGTKAGSTPTEAVVFLNPAHARRLDARLKHAGQLVSKGRFLAAPWLGLLGEDGGTGPWAARAAHANAMAQKLAALMPFQIKHPVEANGIFVEMDEPTLERLRGEGWFVYRFLDGTVRFMCSWATTPEMVEDLGAALQRVR
- a CDS encoding DUF2855 family protein, producing MAWDFVVAKGDLRRTEFRDAAPAPLNDGEVRLAIESFALTANNITYAVFGEMMKYWDFFPGPDGFGRVPVWGHARVEASAHPDIAVGQRFYGYWPMSTHLTVLAKPGKTGFTDAAPHRQHLAVVYNQYQAVGDDDGLEAHKALLQPLFITSFLIEDQFDENGFYGAASVILSSASSKTAIGLAALLKRRGGVKIVGLTSPRNKAFVEGLGFYDAVVLYDDLASAPIEGPAAFVDFAGDAAVLASVHNRFADDLKASILVGGTHWEAPRAQAALPGPTPAFFFAPDRMAKRRQDWAPGEFERRYGAAWSGFVADAPQWLTVETGQGREAVQAAYLAQVDGGTPADVGVVLRP
- a CDS encoding phage holin family protein; the encoded protein is MFRFIFRILIAAAGLWLAARIVPGVTADGWPTLLIAGFLLGVVNAIVRPVVTVLTFPLTLLTLGLFLLVVNAAMIGLVAWLLDGLAVHGLLAGIEAAIVTGVVSWVGQVAMGDAKRERD
- a CDS encoding EamA family transporter, which codes for MFPLRRVARGFRSGLVQLAIGTAMTANAPLPLRHFLLALAVVAVWGTNFVVIRIGLNHLPPLLFATLRFCMVLVPMVFIVKRPAVSWKNLAAYGLLIGAGQFGLLFVAMKGHISPGLASLILQTQVFFTIGMAMWISKERIQGFQVVALLLAVAGIVVIAAHGGGAATPLGVMLGLLAALSWSGGNIVARQAGPVNMLGYVVWASLFSIPPLFLMSLWLEGWPAIVHGVTSASLGTWLAVAWQAVGNTMFGYAAWGWLLARHPAATVTPMALLVPVFGMSASALILGEGLPAWKLIAAALVLTGLAVNMLWPKVRTKFLAPA
- a CDS encoding EAL domain-containing protein produces the protein MFTLRDTVSSLTPARQDDLGKTLYERFREEPDTLIVPVVDADNRPIGLVERNAFFLRMAAEYGRALYANRPISTLMDREPLVVDAGMALAEFTTDSLSYRASDLLRGFIVTEGGRYLGVGTVLGLLQAANETNRRGVADLAAAKADVERAQTFMTAIVEAMPSMVFVKRADDHRYVLLNRAGEKMLGRSRAEVVGKTDADFHDAEMAALYVERDREVLQSGEVRVIEEDHVPRKDGGMAILRTKKIALRNAEGQAEYLLGVSEDIAERKRAEAQIARLAHYDPLTELPNRVLFQRHLSEALARRARKGDRLAVHFIDLDRFKTVNDTLGHPLGDELLRVAAERLRGCVREGDTVARLGGDEFAVVQTGLTDMKGATRLAERIVEAMSAPFDLQGHQVVIGASVGVAAAPSDGEDADELLKKADMALYRAKADGRGAFHFFERAMDEQLQARRALELDLRRALTAGEFELFYQPLYNLGDERVTGCEALLRWRHPDRGMVSPADFIPLAEEIGLIVPLGEWVLRTACAEAARWPDHVRLAVNLSPAQFRDRGLVRTVVSAIAASGLPAQRLELEITESVLLQDSAANMSMLHDLKALGVRISMDDFGTGYSSLSYLRSFPFDKIKIDQTFVRDILEDSDAMAIIKAVLDLGSSMGIVTTAEGVETLEQLNALRGQGCAEIQGYFISRPAPASEIAKLLGITETSASAAAAEVVAFAQAEATPKILPRDAGEVALRAGGG
- a CDS encoding epoxide hydrolase family protein; translated protein: MTPFEVNWTREQIDKVLAQVRAYEFPPAPEGGGWGYGCDADFLKALCAYWTDGFDVAAAQANLNRFPQFTATIEDLDIHFVHVVGEAGGKRPLLISHGWPGSHFEFWDAIEPLAFPSRHGGDPADAFDLVIPSLPGFGFSGKPKRPLGQRATARIFDTLMTDVLGYPTYLAQGGDWGGLVTSWLGLDHAAYVKAIHLNMIGLRPAGPPTTPEEITWITGFGAQMDLWGAYFRLQASKPQSVAWLGANNPVGQAAWILERFHDWADLSTKPFEQVFTRDQLLTNLMLYVMTGSFTTGAWYYRAMLEEGGPVLAQGQRCETPTAFANFPGESIYKPPPRSWADRAYNITRWSEMPRGGHFAAMEEPGLFVEDLRNWAQEL